The Ciconia boyciana chromosome 7, ASM3463844v1, whole genome shotgun sequence region ATCCAGCACGTGCATTAGTTGGCCAAGATACACACATACTTACATAACTGTTCTTTTGCATTATCATAAAACTGACATTTCCATAACAGTTTTGTTATtagtaaaaataatctttgattCTATGTTTCCGAGTAAgcaagctgtggaaaaaaacaacaaaaacctcaaaaagttgtaagaggaaagaagaaagaaaaaaagaatgaaagtcAGGTCATTTCCAGACATCTCCATTCTCAAAAGATTCATGAAAATCTATGAAAGGCATTGTACCTGCTTCCAAACCACTGTTTGTGCAATGCTCACAGTTTAAAAAGGTGCATAgagaatgaaaatgttcttaCAAGGTGAAGATGCATCTGTATATTCATTTGAAATGGGATTAGGagtatgaaaagaaaactattatGGCAATTCTGTAAGTTGGGTGTCAAACACTTGGAGATTTGAATGAGTATTATTTGGCATGGAGACAATCAGAATCCAGAATCAAACCATGATGAATTACACTGCATCCTTACTGTGAAACTATTGCAGAAATTTATTTGATTATAAATTGTATAATATAAAACAATATTCTAAAATTGGATACCTACTGTTACATACGTCCCCATTCACAGTTGCTAAACAAGTTGTTTTCTCTCATTCTATAGCACACAACTGGCTGAGCAGCTGTAATTCTAGCTGAACAATCACTTGATGGGCTGAAAGGAACTTAGTTCAAGTTCCTATATTTAGATATTAAATTTCGAACATTTCCAGTAAAGTCTGAATGAGATAAGCAAATGCAGTCTTCCCCTGCCCAATCTGAAATAATgagtttttatttacagttaaaaacagcaacaaagtaCATAGGGAAAATTCACTGCAAGAGCTATCATATTTTGTGCCACTCTCCCATGTGCAACCTCCTTAATGTCGTGTGTGTCTGTAGGGAACAGATGAATTCTAGAGTGCTGGGGCAGTATTTCTTCAAAACAGCTTCTGACAATATTTATACAGCTCTTTAAGTGATAAAATAGCCAAGCAAATAATTATTAAATGggaaactattattttatttctataaagcAATATGGACAGAGTTAAAGGTACCTGTATCATATTTGCTCTACAGCTTTTACTGCTAATGTCAATTTTGGCACTGCACAgtaaaaaatgcatgttttatttttaagagtagACAAGATAAAGCAAGCAAGAGTGTACCAAATCAAAAGTTACCTCctttctattttgaaaaaatcagttttcaaaacaTCTCTTTCATCCTaatactgaaaacaatgtttcaCATTGGCAATCTCTCTTCTATCAAAGGATATCCCAGTCTTTTGGAATAAATTCAGAACTGCATCTCATTTGAACTGACATGCTTGGCAAAGAAGCTGGTTATGCCTGATGGCTTCTACATGAGGATGTGAGGAGGAGAGACTAGAGGAAGAGATTGTAATTGTTTTAATGACCATGTTTGATATATTACTGACCTTTTTCTACCTATAGGCATCCAGAGCAGTTCCTATATATTTGAGCCACTTGTTCTGCTGCCCCCCACCCAGTTGTGCAGGAAAAACTGCATTATAGCATCATGAAGTGACTAAGTTCAGGGAATGGTTACAGGTTAAAACTAGCATTGCCAAATTATTGAAATCAGTGTGGTTTATATTTGCGTTTGCAAAGTGTACAGCAAATGTGTGACATTTTGACAGCACCCAAACATAATTATAATGTGTCATAGTTTGCTCTTATGAGCTCTTAGACCTGAAGAGGAGAATTGCATCCAGTTTCCATCTGATCCCAgctaagaaaaattaaagatgacATGGCAAAttgtgtaaattaaaaaaaaaagtggcttacaacaggcttttctttaatctttatTTAGAGGCAGTTCACATTTTACAtagcagaaattaaatgtgCTTAAATCTcagaaattttttactttagGAACAATATATTCAAAATCTAAACATCCATGCAAAAGGTATAAAAATACAATGTATTATCAAAGGAAAATTAtgtatgcattttcttttccagttttacaaaaagcagttttaattttaaaccttTATGGATTATGCCTAGTCCCAGTAGTTCAGATTCAGAAGTGCCatgatggtttaaaaaaaaaggagaaaaaataatatgatgAGTTACAAAGAACTGAATTATCGAAGTTAATGACAAGTTTATGACTAGAAGGTAATTACTTCAACTTTGTATCATTGATCTTTTCAAATTTTCTCTGATAGCTGTTGAGAACCTATTGAGAGAGGCCTATTGGTAAGATACACCCacagtgaggaaaaacagaagcaactttgcatctaaatattttcattgtagtTTAATtataacatttctttctgattgGGAAATGGAGTAAGCAGGGGTTTTTTAGTATATATGCTATAGTCCATGTTATCAGACACTGCTGTATTAGCATAATGATAGTAGTAGCTTGAGTGTCACACCAGCTACATATGGTGGGTCCTCTGAGTTATAGATCTCTCAACTCTGGCCAAACCAGAGACTCAGCGACATCAAGATAGCAGTTGTTCCTTCCATGGCTGACTTCTGCGAGTTTGGGAATTGGACAGTGTGGATTGAGAAAAGTGTGAATCAACCGAGGTAAGAGCAGAAGATCTTATTCACATGTTGTTTAATAGTGTTTTCAAGGAAATTATAGGTCCTTCTGAATTGATAGTTGATTAATGTAGAAACagaagatctttaagatcaatataataaaaatagttcaatcacttttattttttactttattaccGAAGGCCAGATTTTTGTGGCCACAACGTGCAAGCCACTGCTGAAGTGTATGGCTGGCTCTGTTAGCAGTCTTAGGAAACATGTCAAGAGTTGGAATTCTAGGAGGATTTGGTCATCCTCTCCCCTTAGTGAAGGCAGTCCAGTCCATTCAGGTGAAGCTGTGATTCACAGCTGGAGAAACTTGCACTACAACTGCTGATGATACTCTCTGTATGTAGAGAACATCCTTCATGAGAAACATCAATTCGGCATCTGCTAGGTGTCCTGttcaaacataaaaaatgttttgaaaatacataaatgcacTCAATCTTGCACAAAGTCTTCCTTGGTTTTAAAAGTGTGTGAATACGTatgaaaaatttttatttctattcataCTTTGTATTACTGTACAGCACTTGCAAAGCTGGATGGATGCACCAGGTACTCCTTTTTTTATGCTAGCAATAATGCATTCTGAGATCGATACATGGTCCACAGAATGACTTGgagctgctttccttctcagcaACTTGAACTCTGTTGTTGTCTGCTATACCAGGcaagcagaaaataagtttgtttAGAGCATCAAACCAGTGTGAGTTTTAACATTGATTATATTCAACATAACTGCAGGTAGGAACCATTCCAATTTAAGGTATTAAACGTTCTACAAATAAAGATTCTCTGGTTCCTCAATGTAAAGAAAACCTGGGCTTGATTAGGGATCATGACATTCAAGTTAtccaaaattgctttttctcaaatgaattttaaaattcacattgaTTTTGTACATACTACTTTATTGTTGTTACCATTTAAGACCTGAATTACATGAAGATAAATGATAGTTATTTCTATTACCAGGAAAACTACATTTCTGGATGGAATGGTATTTTGAATGGTAAAAAGGgattaagaaaagcaatttctgtctctgcccttcccttcctttaAAATAGCTCATTTTTGACTCTGTACTCTTATTTATAACTGTATTCTTACACATCATTATTCCTGTGCCTTTCTACTCATATGTAATTAGCTGtgacaaacagcagcaattgTTATTGAAGGAAAGttggcaaaaccaaaaagttaGTATTTTGCAACCTCATCTCGGCAGCATTTCTGTTGAGCAcaggtattatttttttaaagtggtagAGAGAGAAACAACTTCTCAAGGTAGTAAGCAGTAATCCAGcctaatttttaaagcttagcACCACAATCTGATGTAGATCCAGAACTGGACCGGTACTGGTACAGAACAGTGAAGATAAATACTCTGGTTGGTATGACTTTTCTAATAGTGTGTTAGTGAATAGAGAATTGACTGATTTTTCTACAGTACAAGTGGGAACTGACTCTCACTTAAGGTCTTGCCTCAACCAGCAATATAAGTGTGATTGTCTGGAGTCATTTGGCTTTGCAAACTGTTGCTCAAAGTTCAGCCCAACCACCAAACCCAATGTGGACATACTGAGATTTCTGCAGTGTGGTCAGAGACTTGATAAATTGCAATGAACTAATCAGAAAttaaagggagggagaggggtgcacatgtgtgtgcatgcgcaTGCAAGGGTCAGATCCAGAGCTAGAGAAGACTGTTGCCTTTAGTTTTTCACTTTGTGGATAAGCTAAGGTGAACCAGTGTGGTCCATGCACATCTGTAATGTCTTGTTGATCCTTCCTGCTCAAGGTGTATAATGGGGTATATTACTGTTTTAGGATATACCTCCATAAAACTGTCCTAGACTATGTACAAAAATAAGTGCTGCATATGTATCCAAAGCTGCCAAGAAGATTATTTGTCTTGAGCACAATCAGGTACTCTGAATGTAGTTGATCTATTTGGCAATGGGACAGGAGAACTTTGTGTGCAGATGAAATACTGGTAAGTCTTgagaacagggaaagaaaggaggacCAACTGTTTCTAACTTTAGCTCTCACAACTGCCATTAATCTGTTTGTCCTAACTTTAAATAGAACATTGTATCTTTTAATGTTTAAGTTGTACATTAATATCAACATTATTTAACAAACTTAAAGTAGGCTTAAAGAGACAGGGCACTATATTGGAAAATtcaattttatataattttatttgggtaaagtttagaaaataaatctaagtttctaatatcttttaaaataattatgtataTTGTTTAGCTTTGTTCTTATCCACACTTTGAAGCTCTACTTTTTAAGATGTATGTAGttgtatatgtaaatattttatttttgaatgtaaTCAGGCACTTTAAAATTCCCTTTTAGCTTTTTAGTTCCCTAGTGCTTCACAGCTTTTACCTAtgttctgctgatttttttttttgtcctctcaCAAATTCAAGCTGATAAATTAGCAACTAAATTCAGACTGTCCTACTCTGATGTTACAAAGTAGCCATATTTAATTGTCCATTTCCATGAAGGATTACTGCTGTCTAACAAGACTTAGCTTTCAGTTACTAGAGACTGTAGACTTTGAGAACTTTGAACAGAAGATATTTGTGGTAATTTCACGAGAGGGATTTTCATAGTGTGTATATAATGAAATAtcagaacaatgaaaaatagaaataatacagaaatttaATGTTTTGGAATCTTGTGATTTTTATGTCAGTGAATAATGCTGTGGGCTGATGGGGCTGGGAGAgtatttatagaatcatagaatcgtttaggttggaaaagacctttaaaatcatcaagtccaacagttaacctagcactgccaggtccaccactacaccatgtccctcagtaccacgtctacacatcttttaaatacctccagctTGGCTCCCTGCTCTCTGTCCTGTGTTGGCAAACGCGTCCTCTTAACAAATGCTGAATTGTATTGCTTTGCTGAAATGATGAGGCACAAAAAATAGTACAGCTGGAAGCTGTGACTGGACGGCTATTGCACTTTTCTTTAGTGCACCCTCCCCACAGTTGTCCTGCGGCAGTGTGGGTCTTGCCCCACAGCAAACGGATGAAAGTGCCACTCGGGGGGCTGATCGCCacctttaatgtttttttcagcttccttgtTGCTGAGCGCGGCTGGCAGGCTCCAACGGGCCACCACGGCCACCTCTCCCTCACCGTGCCAGGTGAGGcccaggctgccctggctgAGGGCGACCGTTAGCGCCGGCAGCGCGGCCTCCGCGCAGGACGATGCCGGCGGGCGCGCCgctcggggctggggctggggctggggctggggctggggctggggctggggctggggctggggctggggctggggctggggctggggctgggcgaGCGGGCCGCGCCTGCTGCCGGCGCGGGGTGGCGCTgcagccccgcgctgccgcccgccAGGCGCCGCCGGCGCCGCGTCCCCGCCCCTCCGCCATGGCCGATGTGGAGGACGGGGACGAGCCGGGCGCCCCCCACTCGCACCCGGGCTCTGCGGGCTCCAAGGCGGGCGCCCCCGACAAGATGTTCTCGCTGAAGAAGTGGAACGCGGTGGCCATGTGGAGCTGGGACGTGGAGTGCGACACCTGCGCCATTTGCCGGGTGCAGGTCATGGGTAAGCGCCGGCCGGCAGGCCCCGGCCGCCATGGCCGCCGCCCCcgctgcggggcagggggcgCCGGCGCTTCAGCGGCGCCCAGCCCGCGGGCCAGAGGGGTGCCCTGCcgcctgccctcctcccctcgcACGGCGGGCGCAGGAGAGACACGCGGTTTCCGGCAGAAgggggggctgccccctccgcgcctcctcttcctcttctttagAAGGCGCGGAGGAGGGCGGCCCTGTGGCCCTCCGTGTCTCTGGCCTAGTCGCCCCGAGGGGGCTGGGCCAAGAGCGCTCGAGGGGGCCACAAGCGAGTGCAGGCCCGTGCGGTCACCTCAGGCTGCACACACCTGTCGGGGGAGCGTCTCCCTctgccccgccgggccccgctcccctgGCCGGCCTTGGGCAGCCCTCCCTGCGCCCCCCTCCCGCCGGGGGAGGCCGGAGCGCCTGCTGGGCTTCTGCCCTGTGCCTGTCAGCATGGGGAGCAGCGCTCGTCAAGCGGGCTGAGCTCGTGCCAGGGCCCGGAGGCGGGCTTCTGTCCTGCCATCCCCTCCTTTGCAAAGGCGCCTTCTTCGTGGAGTCTGTTTCCTGTCTGTTGGCAAACTCGGCAAGCGCTGAGTTACAGCCGAGCGGACCAAAGTGCTAGATGTGTGGTGCTGCTGTTTATGGggtgtttttttatttgaagaaacagTTGTGGATGTAGatataaattcattttccaaatCTGTTAATCCAAAGTCTCTAACACTTCTACTTAAGCCTCCTAATTACTAGTGCAGTTTAACACACGTGAATGTACTGAAAAATCTACTGAAAAGTAAGGGGTTAGTTAGGTAAACTAGGTTTTGAAATCTGGAGAACCTCTTTGAAAGCAGCCTCATTGTTGACCGGCATTACTGTTTTCTgagatcttttaaaaacatgatatGTATCTTGGATCtttgaaaattctttaaatTCTTCCTCTACTGTATATCTATATCCAATTTTTACTATTGTGCTGAGTCATCCTAGGTATAACTGTCCTCTCATTTGGGTTTGGTACAGTCTGGCAGGACATATGACCCAAGATTCCCTCCAGAGCACCTTGCTTACAAAAGGTCCAGGAGCCATGATGCTGCAAATCCAGTCAGGTTTTGGCTTAACAGACGTGAGAAAAAATATGCAATGCTGTCATTTCTCATACATGCTTTTGCTGAGAACGTTCTGTGGAACAGAAAAGGCGAAAAGGTatactagaagaaaaaagatgcagcCCAGACTGAAGTGGTGGGAGATTCACCTCTTGCATAAGCATGCTTTGAAGATTGTCTGCTTCTATATGGTGAACAGAGACCACCCTGGAAATATGAAAATGGCTTCATCTGCCACATAAGCTGTAATTTTAAGAATGTATTTCCCTGTTCTAGCGAGCCTGTTACAGGGCACTATTAAAAAGTCTTAAATGAACAAAATCTTACCCAGAGCTtttataaaagttaaaaaaaaaaaaagttcatttataattttttcataaCTAGATCAGGAGAGTACTTTTCATCTGAAACTAGCAGAAAAATCTGGTAACCATTTTTTGAGAACAAACCACATTGTTAGAACATGAAACTTGATCATTACTGACTTCAGTTTAGCAATTTCATGTTGACCCTGCCAGACCCGGTCTGGCTCCTGTAGAGCCACTGCGTCTGCAGTAACCTTAGGTTGGAGGCAGTGCCAGGCTTACGCTGGCACTTGTTGAAAGTtagtttgtttgatttttgcaaGGGAGGGAAGTGTTAGCTGGCttaattttctgctggtttaaCTCCTTGAACCAATGTGGTCTTCAAGgatcacagaaacacaaaggaaagaagcaaaaatgcaGGTGTCAGCTGGGAAGGGCAGGATTGCAGCAGTACTGACTTAGATTTGCTGAACCTTTCAGACTGACACCCTTAGGGTTATGATGCAGGAGTGGGGACAGCTTACCTTGGTATGGTTGCAGTGATTTCTGTCCTCAgctctctgtgctgcttctctgtctGAAACTGCAAATCTAGGACTAGGATCGGAAAGCTGCTTTTATGGTGACTACTAGTCTGCCACAGCTTACTGCCCTAAATATTGAGGTGACCCCAGATCAGTTTGCTTCAATGTACCATGATACAAGTTGAAGCAATTTGGCTGAATCTTCCCTGCAGTTTGGCCCTTAAATGCTGTGGAAATATAAATTATAGGAACAGACAACAGGAGACTTTATTTACTGCCTTACTTTTATCTCAGTGAGGAAAGGGCAACTGTTTCAGAGTTTGTCGTCTTTGTTCTCTGTTACCTGAGA contains the following coding sequences:
- the RNF7 gene encoding RING-box protein 2 isoform X1, encoding MADVEDGDEPGAPHSHPGSAGSKAGAPDKMFSLKKWNAVAMWSWDVECDTCAICRVQVMDACLRCQAENKQEDCVVVWGECNHSFHNCCMSLWVKQNNRCPLCQQDWVVQRIGK
- the RNF7 gene encoding RING-box protein 2 isoform X2 — translated: MADVEDGDEPGAPHSHPGSAGSKAGAPDKMFSLKKWNAVAMWSWDVECDTCAICRVQMPVLDVKLKTNKKIVLWFGENAIIPSTIAACPCG